One stretch of Sinomonas terrae DNA includes these proteins:
- the cydB gene encoding cytochrome d ubiquinol oxidase subunit II, with product METLPTPLSTTWFCAIAVLWIGYLFLEGFDLGVGMLMKLFARNDDERRVLLNTVGPVWDGNEVWLITAGGATFAAFPRWYASLFSGLYLPLTLALVALILRAVAFEYRGKIASARWAARWDWAIALGSFFAAFCVGAMLALTTTGLPLDANGDRVGGPFAWFSGYAVLGGAAVVGFSLVHALAFLALKTDGEIRLRAHLAFRRWMPLGVVPLVAWVIAIQLRSGEWWSWALTSVAAVAAAGSWMLAQRGSEGRAFLLMALFLAAGAAAIFSAVYPVVLPSTLDPANNLTVSTASSSAYTLGLMSIVALIGLPLVLVYQGWTYWVFRKRITLGSIPPAHNVVPAFLTRLVTGREAPEPPVGA from the coding sequence ATGGAGACTCTTCCCACCCCACTGTCCACTACATGGTTTTGCGCTATCGCCGTCCTCTGGATCGGCTACCTCTTCCTCGAAGGCTTCGACCTCGGCGTCGGCATGCTCATGAAGCTCTTCGCCCGCAACGACGACGAGCGCCGTGTCCTGCTCAACACCGTCGGGCCGGTATGGGACGGCAACGAGGTGTGGCTCATCACCGCGGGAGGCGCCACGTTCGCGGCGTTCCCGCGGTGGTATGCGTCATTGTTCTCAGGCCTGTACCTTCCTCTGACGCTCGCGCTCGTCGCGCTGATCCTCCGCGCTGTCGCCTTCGAGTACCGGGGCAAGATAGCCTCGGCTCGCTGGGCGGCGCGCTGGGACTGGGCAATAGCCCTCGGCTCGTTCTTCGCCGCCTTCTGCGTCGGCGCCATGCTCGCTCTGACGACGACGGGCCTGCCCCTCGACGCGAACGGCGATCGTGTCGGGGGACCCTTCGCGTGGTTCAGCGGCTACGCAGTGCTGGGCGGCGCGGCTGTCGTCGGATTCTCGCTCGTCCACGCGCTCGCGTTCCTCGCCCTCAAGACCGACGGCGAGATCCGCCTGCGCGCGCATCTTGCCTTCCGCCGCTGGATGCCTCTCGGCGTCGTCCCGCTCGTCGCGTGGGTGATCGCGATCCAGCTCCGGAGCGGGGAATGGTGGAGCTGGGCCCTCACCTCTGTGGCGGCCGTGGCCGCCGCTGGCTCGTGGATGCTCGCACAGCGCGGTTCCGAGGGCCGCGCCTTCCTCCTCATGGCTCTGTTCCTGGCCGCGGGGGCAGCTGCCATCTTCAGCGCCGTCTACCCCGTCGTGCTTCCCTCCACCTTGGACCCGGCGAACAATCTCACCGTCTCGACTGCATCGTCCTCGGCATACACGCTGGGCCTCATGTCGATCGTGGCCCTCATCGGGCTTCCGCTCGTGCTCGTCTACCAGGGCTGGACCTACTGGGTGTTCCGCAAACGGATCACTCTGGGGAGCATCCCGCCAGCCCACAACGTGGTCCCCGCGTTCCTCACCCGGCTCGTGACCGGCCGTGAGGCACCAGAACCGCCAGTGGGGGCTTGA
- a CDS encoding cytochrome ubiquinol oxidase subunit I, whose protein sequence is MDALEIARWQFGITTVYHFMMVPLTIGLGLVVAVMQTVWFRTRKPEYLRMTKFWGKLFLINFIMGVATGLVQEFQFGMAWSEYSRFVGDVFGAPLAMEALLAFFVESTFLGLWIFGWKLLRPGLHLATLWCAVVGSAISAYFIIVANSWMQHPVGVKVVDGRPVMTDAWAVFTNNTALVAVPHTLLGSLGVAGAFLLGISWYHLWQRRKDGIDTVGEDGRVIPGENPDLPARDRIDHRVWLRSLRIGAVVAMISFAGTAITGDIQGKLMFVQQPMKMAAAEAACHDGTSFSVLSVGDVGSKDCSNVAAVIEIPGLLSFLAHGDFNTDVKGVNSLIPQYQAAYGTNLPNNPVYGDRAGEPIQYVPVMEVTYWGFRMMIGFGGLAALAAAVALYLTRKGTVPQARWLMRLAVVGILAPFGANAAGWIFTEMGRQPFVVAPNPSMAGSFDQVFMFTAAAVSPGVSAGELLTSLIVFCVLYAALMVVEVRLLWRYTRGGVAAAMPELAQKHDDDGEHKQSDDVLAFAY, encoded by the coding sequence ATGGACGCCTTGGAAATCGCCCGCTGGCAGTTCGGCATCACGACCGTCTACCACTTCATGATGGTCCCGCTCACGATCGGCCTCGGCCTCGTCGTCGCCGTCATGCAGACCGTGTGGTTCCGGACCCGCAAACCCGAATACCTCCGCATGACGAAGTTCTGGGGAAAGCTCTTCCTCATCAACTTCATCATGGGGGTGGCGACCGGCCTCGTTCAGGAGTTCCAGTTCGGCATGGCGTGGAGCGAGTACAGCCGCTTCGTCGGGGACGTCTTCGGCGCACCCCTGGCCATGGAGGCACTGCTCGCGTTCTTCGTCGAGTCGACGTTCCTCGGCCTCTGGATCTTCGGCTGGAAGCTCCTCCGGCCGGGCCTGCACCTCGCCACACTGTGGTGCGCCGTCGTCGGCTCCGCCATCTCGGCGTACTTCATCATCGTCGCCAACAGCTGGATGCAGCACCCTGTGGGCGTCAAGGTCGTCGACGGACGCCCAGTCATGACCGACGCATGGGCGGTGTTCACGAACAACACGGCACTCGTCGCTGTGCCGCACACTCTCTTGGGCTCCCTCGGCGTGGCCGGCGCGTTCCTGCTGGGCATCTCCTGGTACCACCTGTGGCAGCGCCGCAAGGATGGAATCGACACTGTGGGAGAAGACGGGCGCGTCATCCCCGGCGAGAACCCGGACCTGCCGGCACGCGATCGCATCGATCACCGGGTCTGGCTGCGGAGCCTCCGCATCGGCGCCGTCGTCGCCATGATCTCCTTCGCCGGGACCGCGATCACGGGTGACATCCAGGGAAAGCTCATGTTCGTCCAGCAGCCCATGAAGATGGCGGCAGCCGAGGCCGCATGCCACGACGGCACGAGCTTCTCGGTGCTCTCCGTGGGCGACGTCGGCTCCAAGGACTGCTCCAACGTCGCCGCGGTCATCGAGATCCCGGGCCTGCTCTCGTTCCTCGCCCACGGCGACTTCAACACCGACGTCAAGGGCGTCAACAGCCTCATCCCGCAATATCAGGCCGCGTACGGGACCAACCTGCCCAACAACCCGGTCTACGGTGACCGCGCTGGCGAGCCGATCCAGTACGTCCCGGTCATGGAAGTCACCTACTGGGGCTTCCGGATGATGATCGGGTTCGGTGGCCTCGCCGCGCTTGCCGCCGCCGTCGCCCTCTACCTCACCCGCAAGGGGACCGTTCCCCAAGCGCGGTGGCTCATGCGGCTCGCCGTCGTGGGCATCCTCGCTCCGTTCGGCGCGAACGCAGCAGGGTGGATCTTCACCGAGATGGGCCGGCAGCCCTTCGTGGTCGCCCCGAATCCCTCGATGGCCGGCAGCTTCGACCAGGTCTTCATGTTCACCGCGGCCGCAGTCTCACCCGGCGTGAGCGCGGGGGAGCTCCTCACCTCCCTCATCGTCTTCTGCGTCCTCTACGCGGCACTCATGGTCGTCGAGGTACGGCTGCTGTGGCGCTACACGCGCGGCGGCGTCGCGGCCGCGATGCCGGAGCTCGCCCAGAAGCACGACGACGACGGCGAGCACAAGCAGTCCGACGACGTCCTGGCCTTCGCCTACTAG
- a CDS encoding BlaI/MecI/CopY family transcriptional regulator, translating to MASLGELERSVMDQLWSTAEAATANELRDRLAQSEVQSKDLAVTTVLTVLSRLEKKGLVERERGTRPHRYRAISTREDHTARLMHEALGTAPDREAVLARFIGSVSEAEAATLRKLLTRG from the coding sequence ATGGCAAGCCTGGGGGAGCTCGAGCGCTCGGTCATGGACCAGCTCTGGTCGACAGCGGAAGCGGCAACGGCCAACGAGCTCCGGGATCGTCTCGCACAGAGCGAAGTGCAGAGCAAGGACCTCGCCGTCACGACCGTCCTCACTGTTCTCTCGCGTCTCGAGAAGAAGGGCCTCGTGGAGCGTGAGCGCGGCACCCGGCCCCACCGCTACCGTGCCATCTCGACGCGCGAAGACCACACGGCCCGGCTCATGCATGAGGCGCTCGGCACAGCCCCGGACCGCGAGGCAGTCCTCGCACGTTTCATCGGGAGCGTGTCCGAGGCCGAGGCCGCCACTCTCCGCAAACTGCTCACCCGGGGCTGA
- a CDS encoding M56 family metallopeptidase, which yields MLAASYLLALLAILLAWPVPVALSHARWTSRSPFAAMVLWQSIALAGGLSMIGAMLVYGLQPLGDNLLQAIGRAASLVLENKSSDELQFWHLFALCAAALLGTHLVFTLGLTYARITNQRRRHRELLEVLSLPSGAIERTLVINHPAPVAYCLPGGSRSVTVLSDGLVEALSPGELAAVVEHERAHLTQRHHLLLWAFEAWRQALPWLPTSRLSREAVSSLVEMLADDVARRTAPDDVLVRAIALVAVGSAGAATDPAEASLESSRVTGTPGTPGDGEASVAARLSRLLTPQPQLTAAQTTAVLAASGLMLAVPTVLLLAPGLLS from the coding sequence GTGCTCGCAGCCTCGTATCTCCTCGCACTGCTGGCAATCCTGCTCGCATGGCCGGTGCCAGTGGCACTCTCCCACGCCCGGTGGACGTCGCGCTCGCCGTTTGCCGCGATGGTCCTGTGGCAGTCGATAGCCCTCGCGGGCGGGCTATCGATGATCGGAGCAATGCTCGTGTATGGCCTCCAGCCGCTCGGGGACAATCTACTGCAGGCCATCGGCCGAGCCGCATCCCTCGTCCTGGAGAACAAATCCTCCGACGAACTGCAGTTCTGGCACCTCTTTGCCCTCTGCGCCGCGGCGCTGCTCGGAACACACCTCGTGTTCACGCTTGGGCTCACCTACGCCCGCATCACAAACCAGCGTCGGAGGCATAGGGAACTCCTCGAGGTGCTCAGCCTGCCTTCAGGCGCTATCGAACGAACCCTCGTCATCAACCATCCGGCTCCGGTTGCCTACTGCCTCCCGGGCGGTTCGAGATCCGTCACGGTCCTCTCGGACGGACTCGTCGAGGCGCTCTCCCCCGGTGAGCTGGCCGCCGTCGTCGAACACGAACGCGCTCACCTCACGCAGCGGCACCATCTTCTGCTCTGGGCCTTCGAGGCCTGGCGCCAGGCGCTCCCGTGGCTTCCGACCTCACGGCTCTCGCGCGAAGCAGTGTCCTCGCTCGTCGAGATGCTCGCGGACGACGTCGCCCGAAGGACCGCACCCGACGACGTCCTCGTCCGGGCCATCGCCCTCGTAGCTGTAGGAAGTGCCGGGGCCGCAACGGATCCAGCCGAGGCTTCGCTCGAAAGCTCGAGAGTGACCGGAACCCCCGGGACTCCCGGCGACGGCGAGGCCTCGGTGGCCGCGCGTCTTAGCAGGCTCCTCACCCCCCAGCCTCAGCTCACGGCGGCGCAGACGACGGCGGTGCTCGCCGCGTCGGGGCTCATGCTCGCGGTGCCCACGGTGCTCCTGCTGGCTCCCGGCCTGCTCAGCTGA
- a CDS encoding DNA gyrase/topoisomerase IV subunit B, whose amino-acid sequence MTPSSEYTARHLSVLEGLEAVRKRPGMYIGSTDSRGLMHCLWEIIDNSVDEALAGFGHDIKVILHPDGSVEVHDDGRGIPVDVEPKTGLTGVEVVFTKLHAGGKFGGGSYTASGGLHGVGASVVNALSARLDVHVDRGGKTYQMSFRRGEPGRFVDTGSRLSPEAPFEPFVDDSVLDVVGKAKRGVTGTRIRYWADRQIFTPDAKFSYDELVGRARQTSFLVPGLRITVRDERRLPGTLGESGPHEEVFHHDGGISEFVDFLAIDAPVTETWRLHGSGTFKETVPVLDERGHSQIAEVERDCDVDVAMRWGVGYDTTVRTFVNIIATPKGGTHQAGFEAALLKVFRKAVEANARKLKAGNDKIEKDDVMAGLTAVLTVRLAEPQFEGQTKEILGTAPVRQIVSRVIEKELGAKLTSTARADRNQTSVLLEKVVNEMKSRVTARLHKETQRRKTALESSTLPAKLIDCRTDDVTRSELFIVEGDSALGTARHARSSEFQALLPIRGKILNVQKASVGDMLSNAECAALIQVVGAGSGRSFDIEAARYGRVILMTDADVDGAHIRTLLLTLFFRYMRPMIEEGRVYAAVPPLHRVEVINPGSKANEMVYTYSEGELHTLLKRLEGDGRRYKEPIQRYKGLGEMDADQLAETTMDPRHRSLRRVTIESAQRAEEVFELLMGSEVAPRKDFIVSGSANLDRERIDA is encoded by the coding sequence GTGACCCCGAGCTCTGAATACACCGCTAGGCATCTGTCTGTCCTCGAAGGGCTCGAGGCTGTTCGCAAACGCCCCGGCATGTACATCGGTTCGACCGACTCCCGCGGTCTCATGCACTGCCTTTGGGAGATCATCGACAACTCGGTGGATGAGGCGCTTGCGGGATTCGGGCACGACATCAAGGTGATCCTTCACCCGGACGGCTCTGTCGAGGTGCACGACGACGGGCGCGGCATCCCTGTCGACGTCGAACCCAAGACGGGCCTGACGGGCGTCGAAGTCGTGTTCACGAAGCTGCACGCGGGCGGCAAATTCGGAGGTGGCTCGTACACGGCTTCGGGCGGCCTCCACGGCGTCGGGGCCTCGGTCGTCAACGCGTTGTCGGCGCGGCTTGACGTCCACGTGGACCGCGGCGGAAAGACCTACCAGATGTCCTTCCGTCGAGGCGAGCCTGGCCGCTTCGTCGACACCGGCTCACGGCTGAGCCCGGAAGCGCCCTTCGAACCATTCGTCGACGACTCCGTTCTCGACGTCGTCGGCAAGGCGAAGCGCGGGGTGACGGGAACACGCATCCGCTACTGGGCCGACCGGCAGATCTTCACTCCGGATGCGAAGTTCTCCTACGACGAGCTCGTGGGCCGCGCGCGGCAGACCTCGTTCCTGGTCCCAGGCCTCCGGATCACCGTCCGAGACGAGCGGCGGCTGCCGGGCACCCTGGGGGAGTCGGGTCCCCACGAGGAAGTGTTCCACCACGACGGAGGCATCTCCGAGTTCGTCGACTTCCTCGCGATCGATGCGCCGGTCACTGAGACCTGGCGCCTCCACGGCTCGGGGACGTTCAAGGAGACGGTCCCTGTGCTCGACGAGCGCGGACACAGCCAGATCGCCGAGGTCGAGCGCGATTGCGACGTCGACGTGGCAATGCGCTGGGGAGTCGGCTACGACACGACGGTGCGGACCTTCGTCAACATCATCGCCACGCCCAAGGGCGGAACGCATCAGGCCGGCTTCGAAGCGGCGCTGCTCAAAGTCTTCCGCAAGGCGGTCGAAGCAAACGCCCGCAAGCTCAAGGCCGGCAACGACAAGATCGAGAAGGACGACGTGATGGCCGGCCTCACGGCGGTCCTCACCGTCCGGCTGGCGGAACCGCAGTTCGAGGGCCAGACAAAGGAGATCCTTGGAACGGCCCCGGTCCGGCAGATCGTCTCCAGGGTGATCGAGAAGGAACTCGGTGCCAAGCTCACCTCTACGGCGCGCGCGGACCGCAATCAGACCTCGGTCCTGCTGGAGAAAGTCGTCAACGAGATGAAGTCGCGCGTCACCGCGCGCCTGCACAAGGAGACGCAGCGCCGCAAGACCGCGCTCGAGTCCTCGACTCTGCCCGCAAAGCTCATCGACTGCCGTACGGACGACGTCACCCGGTCAGAACTCTTCATCGTCGAGGGCGACTCCGCGCTCGGCACCGCACGGCACGCCCGTTCCTCCGAGTTCCAGGCGCTCCTGCCGATCCGCGGCAAGATCCTCAACGTCCAGAAGGCCTCTGTCGGAGACATGCTCTCCAATGCGGAGTGCGCGGCGCTCATCCAGGTCGTCGGAGCCGGGTCTGGGCGCAGCTTCGACATCGAGGCGGCCCGCTATGGCCGGGTCATCCTCATGACCGATGCGGACGTCGACGGCGCCCACATCCGCACGCTCCTCCTCACGCTCTTCTTCCGGTACATGCGCCCCATGATCGAGGAGGGCCGAGTGTATGCCGCGGTGCCCCCGCTTCACCGGGTCGAGGTGATCAACCCGGGGAGCAAGGCGAACGAGATGGTCTACACCTATTCGGAAGGCGAGCTGCACACTCTGCTGAAGCGCCTCGAGGGCGACGGGCGGCGCTACAAGGAGCCGATCCAGCGCTACAAGGGGCTCGGCGAGATGGACGCCGACCAGCTGGCGGAGACGACGATGGACCCGCGCCACCGGAGCCTTCGCCGGGTCACCATCGAGAGCGCCCAGCGCGCCGAGGAGGTGTTCGAGCTCCTCATGGGATCCGAGGTCGCCCCGCGCAAGGACTTCATTGTCTCGGGGAGCGCGAACCTCGATCGCGAGCGCATCGACGCCTGA
- a CDS encoding DUF7455 domain-containing protein yields the protein MTSALADRTLTAVDRCDRCGAQAYVRVVLETSGGELLFCAHHARAVEGRLRPLASHWHDETERLNERAAVPED from the coding sequence ATGACTTCAGCCCTTGCGGACCGCACCCTGACCGCCGTCGACCGCTGCGACCGCTGCGGCGCCCAGGCCTACGTCCGAGTGGTTCTCGAGACGTCGGGCGGGGAACTCCTGTTCTGCGCCCACCATGCGCGCGCGGTCGAGGGGCGCCTGCGCCCCCTCGCGTCGCACTGGCACGACGAGACGGAGCGGCTGAACGAGCGCGCAGCCGTACCAGAGGACTAA
- a CDS encoding RNA polymerase sigma factor: MTPPTEKETAEKATVETEARKAASTRRASAGSRSKSTTATKAKASARKSADSDSAATKTSAKGDAPQDATATEDLEAEATDLDAVTPGEEEIAAETDAEEDGEGKAAPGTSAAMVISDADEDDAPVQQVTSAGATADPVKDYLKQIGKVALLNAEQEVDLALRIEAGLFAKHKLEEEGATYDAQYRHDLERIVHDGERAKNHLLEANLRLVVSLAKRYTGRGMLFLDLIQEGNLGLIRAVEKFDYTKGFKFSTYATWWIRQAITRAMADQARTIRIPVHMVEVINKLARVQRQMLQDLGREPTPEELAKELDMTPEKVVEVQKYGREPISLHTPLGEDGDSEFGDLIEDSEAVVPADAVSFTLLQEQLHSVLDTLSEREAGVVAMRFGLTDGQPKTLDEIGKVYGVTRERIRQIESKTMSKLRHPSRSQVLRDYLD, encoded by the coding sequence GTGACGCCCCCCACGGAGAAGGAAACAGCTGAGAAGGCCACGGTGGAGACCGAGGCGCGCAAGGCTGCATCCACCAGGCGCGCTTCGGCGGGCTCGCGCTCCAAGAGCACGACCGCCACCAAGGCCAAGGCGAGTGCGCGGAAGTCCGCCGACAGCGATTCTGCGGCCACGAAGACGTCCGCAAAGGGAGATGCTCCTCAGGATGCCACCGCGACCGAGGATCTCGAAGCGGAAGCGACTGATCTTGACGCGGTGACTCCCGGCGAGGAGGAGATCGCGGCCGAGACCGACGCCGAGGAAGACGGCGAAGGGAAGGCCGCCCCCGGAACCTCCGCCGCCATGGTCATCTCCGACGCCGATGAAGACGACGCACCGGTCCAGCAGGTGACCTCCGCCGGCGCGACGGCGGACCCGGTCAAGGACTACCTCAAGCAGATCGGCAAGGTTGCTCTGCTGAACGCAGAGCAGGAGGTCGACCTCGCGCTCCGCATCGAGGCCGGGCTCTTCGCCAAGCACAAGCTTGAGGAAGAGGGCGCGACCTACGACGCCCAGTATCGGCATGACCTCGAGCGCATCGTGCACGACGGCGAGCGGGCCAAGAACCACCTGCTGGAGGCGAACCTCCGACTGGTCGTCTCCCTCGCCAAGCGGTACACCGGCCGCGGCATGCTCTTCTTGGACCTCATCCAGGAAGGCAATCTCGGACTTATCCGCGCCGTCGAAAAGTTCGACTACACGAAGGGCTTCAAGTTCTCCACGTACGCTACGTGGTGGATCCGTCAGGCCATCACGCGCGCCATGGCGGACCAGGCCCGCACCATCCGCATTCCCGTGCACATGGTCGAGGTCATCAACAAGCTCGCCCGTGTGCAGCGGCAGATGCTGCAGGACCTCGGGCGCGAGCCAACTCCGGAGGAGCTGGCCAAGGAGCTCGACATGACGCCCGAGAAGGTCGTCGAGGTGCAGAAGTACGGACGCGAGCCGATCTCGCTGCACACTCCGCTCGGCGAAGACGGCGATTCCGAGTTCGGCGACCTCATCGAGGACTCGGAGGCCGTCGTTCCGGCCGATGCGGTGAGCTTCACGCTCCTGCAGGAGCAGCTGCACTCGGTCCTCGACACGCTCTCCGAGCGTGAAGCCGGAGTGGTTGCGATGCGCTTCGGCCTCACCGATGGCCAACCGAAGACGCTGGACGAGATCGGCAAGGTCTACGGGGTGACGCGTGAGCGCATCCGCCAGATCGAGTCGAAGACGATGTCCAAGCTGCGTCACCCGTCGCGCTCCCAGGTGCTGCGCGACTACCTCGACTAA
- a CDS encoding DUF4192 domain-containing protein, translating into MDESNEHFLPASHPGRDTLSVREPEDLLGYIPHALGEWPQESLVVVTLGAGSLGVSVRVDLPERLEPDELEGFAKTVTDYLLTDPLVEAAVLAIYTADEWRDIQAPPHGHAVTAVRLALSELGIPLLDAWLVGEHTWRSVLCEQASCCPWPGRSIETITASRVGAELVYRGSSFGSGTPAERIDAAVGVGSGRESAEEWWDAATFAAALAVWDETLSTGRAPADERLGLLAASLDRPALRDAVVVAAALGASTAWQGSCAIGVLDPWPENGAVALPALAGGLSPDEVSLRVRAWQEQQVSDSIDIDTVLEFGSVILGQTRERPQWERIERLERIMRLLVEKEEPEVRAPALAILGWIFWARGRGSKASGFLRRSLSAVPGYRFADLLARVVDRGELAGWARSPETAWRRMSEAA; encoded by the coding sequence ATGGATGAGAGCAACGAGCACTTCCTACCCGCCTCCCACCCGGGCCGCGACACCCTTTCGGTGCGTGAGCCGGAGGACCTTCTTGGCTACATTCCCCACGCTCTGGGTGAGTGGCCCCAGGAGAGTCTCGTGGTCGTCACGCTTGGGGCTGGCTCCCTCGGGGTGTCTGTCCGCGTCGATCTGCCCGAACGGCTTGAACCCGACGAGCTTGAGGGCTTTGCCAAGACCGTGACCGACTATCTCCTGACCGATCCGCTGGTCGAAGCTGCTGTTCTGGCCATCTACACGGCGGACGAATGGCGTGACATCCAGGCACCTCCGCACGGCCACGCTGTGACGGCCGTGCGGCTCGCCCTCTCGGAGCTCGGGATTCCGCTCCTCGACGCCTGGCTCGTGGGTGAGCACACGTGGCGTAGCGTCCTGTGCGAGCAAGCGAGCTGCTGCCCGTGGCCCGGCCGGTCCATCGAGACGATCACGGCGAGTCGGGTGGGCGCCGAGCTCGTCTATCGGGGGAGCTCCTTCGGATCGGGGACTCCCGCCGAGCGGATCGATGCGGCAGTTGGGGTCGGCTCCGGACGAGAGTCTGCTGAGGAGTGGTGGGATGCCGCTACGTTCGCCGCGGCACTCGCTGTATGGGATGAGACCCTTTCGACGGGTCGCGCTCCAGCGGATGAACGGCTGGGGCTTCTCGCCGCATCGCTCGACCGGCCAGCGCTCCGTGACGCGGTTGTTGTCGCCGCGGCGCTCGGCGCGTCTACGGCCTGGCAAGGAAGCTGTGCCATCGGTGTGCTCGATCCGTGGCCTGAGAACGGCGCTGTGGCTCTGCCTGCGCTCGCCGGAGGCCTCAGTCCTGACGAAGTGAGTCTGCGCGTCCGCGCGTGGCAGGAGCAGCAGGTCAGCGACTCGATCGACATTGACACGGTGCTCGAATTCGGATCGGTCATTCTCGGCCAGACCCGCGAGCGCCCGCAGTGGGAGCGGATCGAGCGGCTCGAGCGGATCATGCGACTGCTTGTCGAGAAGGAGGAGCCCGAGGTCCGCGCGCCGGCCCTTGCAATCCTCGGGTGGATCTTCTGGGCACGAGGCAGAGGGTCGAAGGCGTCCGGATTCCTTCGACGGTCGCTGTCCGCAGTGCCGGGCTACCGCTTCGCGGACCTCCTTGCACGCGTCGTCGACAGGGGGGAGCTCGCTGGTTGGGCGCGGAGTCCGGAGACGGCGTGGCGTCGTATGAGCGAGGCAGCCTAG
- a CDS encoding MFS transporter: protein MNSWRAWTVWGIGVFAYLVAVMQRTSFGVVGLEASARFHVGGAVLSSFTVLQLVVYASLQVPVGLLVDRFGSRIMVATGAVFMGLGQLQIAVADSVVTGIIGRMLVGMGDAMTFVSVLRLVPLWFPAKRSPLLTQLTGMLGMLGQLVSVIPFLSLLHARGWTAGFLTLASMSALVVVLVLSLLRNAPEGAAPAQQTQPEGTRAVLAAAWRQPGTRLGLWSHFTVQFSGNVFALAWGFPFLVAGEGYSSGAAAGLMSFFVVVALFAGPPVGRFVSRHPLRRSTFVLLITALTALMWAVVLVYPGQAPSWLLVILVAALAVGGPSSMIGFDFARTFNPSHRLGTATGIVNSGGFVAALITMFLVGWLLDVQHAMGLSPAGLYSLSAFRVALAVQLLVMAFGVVMILRVRRKVRRQLAANGVHVAPLLVVVRTVWADYRSRRTAETES, encoded by the coding sequence GTGAATAGCTGGCGCGCGTGGACAGTATGGGGGATCGGGGTCTTCGCGTACCTCGTGGCGGTGATGCAGCGGACCTCGTTCGGCGTCGTCGGCCTTGAGGCCTCTGCCCGCTTCCATGTCGGCGGCGCTGTCCTCTCGTCCTTCACGGTACTCCAGCTCGTGGTCTACGCATCGCTCCAGGTCCCGGTCGGCCTGCTCGTCGACCGGTTCGGATCGCGGATCATGGTGGCGACGGGGGCCGTCTTCATGGGGCTGGGGCAGCTCCAGATCGCCGTCGCCGATTCGGTCGTGACTGGGATCATCGGCCGCATGCTCGTCGGCATGGGCGATGCCATGACGTTCGTCTCGGTCCTGCGCCTCGTTCCCCTGTGGTTCCCTGCAAAGCGCTCCCCACTGCTCACCCAGCTCACCGGCATGCTCGGAATGCTCGGCCAGCTGGTGAGCGTCATCCCCTTCCTCTCGCTTCTGCATGCGCGCGGCTGGACGGCAGGCTTCCTCACGCTGGCCTCGATGTCGGCACTCGTCGTCGTTCTTGTCCTTTCCCTGCTGCGCAACGCGCCGGAAGGCGCCGCACCTGCCCAGCAGACACAGCCGGAGGGAACGCGGGCCGTTCTGGCCGCCGCTTGGCGCCAGCCCGGAACCCGTCTCGGACTGTGGAGCCACTTCACGGTCCAGTTCAGCGGCAACGTGTTCGCCCTGGCCTGGGGCTTCCCCTTCCTCGTGGCAGGGGAAGGGTATAGCTCCGGAGCCGCGGCCGGACTCATGTCCTTCTTCGTCGTCGTCGCGCTCTTCGCAGGACCGCCCGTCGGCCGATTCGTCTCCAGGCACCCGCTCCGTCGATCGACGTTCGTCCTGCTCATCACGGCGCTCACAGCCCTCATGTGGGCCGTCGTCCTCGTGTACCCCGGCCAAGCTCCCTCGTGGCTACTCGTGATCCTCGTTGCAGCGCTCGCCGTCGGTGGCCCGTCGTCGATGATCGGGTTCGACTTCGCGCGCACGTTCAACCCATCGCATCGTCTCGGCACGGCGACGGGCATCGTCAATTCAGGCGGATTCGTGGCGGCCCTCATCACGATGTTCCTCGTCGGCTGGCTCCTCGACGTCCAACACGCCATGGGGCTCTCGCCGGCTGGCCTGTATTCGCTCAGTGCCTTCCGCGTGGCGCTCGCCGTCCAGCTGCTCGTCATGGCATTCGGGGTCGTCATGATCCTTCGTGTGCGACGCAAAGTGCGGCGGCAGCTCGCAGCGAATGGGGTGCATGTTGCTCCCTTGCTCGTGGTGGTCCGCACGGTCTGGGCGGACTATCGTTCCCGGCGCACGGCGGAGACCGAAAGCTAG